From a single Candidatus Desulfatibia profunda genomic region:
- the gcvPB gene encoding aminomethyl-transferring glycine dehydrogenase subunit GcvPB, whose protein sequence is MKASLGTSGLILNEPFLWEKGKKGRHGFSLPRRDVEPCPLNAELTGQGPDFPDLSEVDIVRHYTRLAQWNFGVDTGMYPLGSCTMKYNPKTNEKQASLPGFSGAHPLVPASLSQGALKVIFELCQYLNEITGMDATALQPAAGAHGELTGMFIIHAFHKKQGTQRSKIIVPDTAHGTNPASAALCGYHPVAVASNEQGILSVEAIAATMDADTAGIMVTNPNTLGLFEENIQKIAAIVHAKGGLVYCDGANLNAVMGVVKMGDIGIDVMQLNLHKTFSTPHGGGGPGSGPVCVKKQLEPFLPIPRVVEKNGLYILAEDYPESIGKVAAFYGAFNVIIKAYSYIRSMGAKNLKKASQLAVLNANYIKEMLKGTLHLPFDRPCMHECVFSDKHQAAQKVTTLDMAKRLMDYGFHPPTIYFPLVVHGAIMVEPTETESKEDIDQFIEAFKTIASEAREDPDKLHQAPKRCKVKRLDEVTAARKPCLAG, encoded by the coding sequence ATGAAAGCATCTTTAGGTACCAGCGGCCTGATACTAAATGAGCCTTTCCTTTGGGAAAAAGGAAAAAAGGGCAGACACGGATTTTCCCTTCCCCGGCGTGATGTTGAGCCCTGCCCTCTGAATGCAGAACTCACCGGCCAAGGGCCTGACTTCCCTGATTTGAGCGAGGTGGATATTGTTCGCCACTACACCCGGCTGGCCCAGTGGAATTTCGGGGTGGACACCGGCATGTACCCCTTGGGTTCATGTACCATGAAGTACAACCCCAAAACCAATGAAAAACAGGCAAGCCTTCCAGGATTTAGCGGGGCGCATCCGCTTGTGCCCGCCAGCCTGTCTCAAGGCGCGCTAAAGGTGATATTTGAATTATGTCAATATCTTAACGAAATTACCGGCATGGATGCAACCGCCCTCCAACCGGCCGCCGGAGCCCATGGAGAGCTTACCGGAATGTTCATTATCCATGCTTTCCATAAGAAGCAGGGAACGCAGCGTTCAAAAATCATTGTCCCGGATACCGCCCACGGCACAAATCCTGCCAGCGCGGCGCTGTGCGGTTACCATCCTGTGGCCGTAGCATCGAATGAACAGGGAATTTTATCGGTGGAAGCCATTGCCGCAACCATGGATGCAGACACCGCCGGAATCATGGTAACCAATCCCAATACGCTGGGTCTTTTTGAAGAAAATATCCAAAAAATAGCCGCAATCGTACACGCTAAAGGCGGACTGGTCTATTGCGACGGTGCCAATTTGAATGCCGTCATGGGGGTGGTAAAGATGGGGGATATCGGGATTGACGTCATGCAGCTCAACCTTCATAAGACCTTTTCAACACCCCATGGCGGCGGCGGACCCGGTTCAGGTCCCGTGTGCGTCAAAAAACAGCTTGAACCATTTCTGCCCATCCCGCGCGTCGTCGAGAAAAACGGCCTATATATCCTTGCCGAAGATTATCCTGAATCCATCGGCAAGGTTGCAGCCTTTTACGGCGCTTTTAACGTCATCATCAAAGCTTACAGTTATATTCGCAGCATGGGGGCAAAGAATCTGAAAAAGGCCAGCCAGCTTGCTGTTTTGAATGCAAACTATATCAAAGAAATGTTAAAAGGAACACTCCATCTTCCTTTTGACAGACCTTGCATGCATGAATGCGTTTTTTCCGACAAACATCAAGCGGCTCAAAAAGTTACAACCCTGGATATGGCCAAGCGACTGATGGATTATGGATTTCACCCGCCAACCATATATTTTCCGCTGGTCGTACACGGGGCCATCATGGTGGAACCCACTGAAACCGAATCCAAAGAAGATATCGATCAGTTTATCGAAGCGTTCAAAACTATTGCGAGCGAAGCCCGGGAAGACCCTGACAAGCTGCAC
- the gcvPA gene encoding aminomethyl-transferring glycine dehydrogenase subunit GcvPA: protein MRYLPHTAEDIFSMLRVVGVNKLDDLFSTVPNDCRFKGDLNLPEALSEWELNDHMAALANNMAVSPEYKLFVGAGSYQHFIPASVSYLLGRSEFVTSYTPYQPEMSQGTLQAIYEYQTLAARLLGMEVATASHYDGATSLAEALLMAIRITKRTKVAVSSLIHPLYRRVIQTYFEPTGYEILQLPYLNSGVTDVSGLDRMDDLAAVAIQSPNFFGCIENLQAAGDKVHDQKALLVASFTEALAYGLLKSPGSQGADIVGGEGQSLGIPCSFGGPALGMLASSKQYMRSLPGRLVGKTKDLDGKRGFVLTLATREQHIRREKATSNICTNNSLCALAAAMYMASVGGTGIRELARLNHDKAEYLKRELKKAGFAIPFAGPTFNEFVVEFPSGFEDTYQRLLEKKIVAGLSLAAYYPELSNHYLLCVTETRSKDDMDALVREVKA from the coding sequence ATGCGTTACTTGCCTCATACCGCTGAAGATATTTTTTCAATGCTTCGGGTTGTGGGGGTTAACAAGCTTGACGATCTTTTTTCGACAGTCCCAAACGATTGCCGTTTCAAGGGCGATTTGAATCTGCCGGAAGCGTTAAGCGAGTGGGAATTAAACGACCACATGGCCGCGCTGGCCAACAATATGGCTGTCTCTCCGGAATATAAACTGTTCGTAGGTGCCGGCAGTTATCAACACTTTATTCCTGCATCGGTATCTTACCTTCTAGGTCGTTCCGAGTTTGTGACATCATATACCCCTTACCAACCGGAAATGAGCCAGGGAACGCTTCAGGCGATTTATGAATATCAGACCCTGGCTGCGCGGCTTCTGGGCATGGAAGTGGCAACCGCCTCCCATTATGACGGTGCCACGTCCCTGGCCGAAGCGCTTCTTATGGCCATTCGTATCACCAAACGAACGAAAGTCGCTGTTTCGAGCCTGATTCATCCCTTATATCGTCGCGTGATTCAAACCTATTTTGAACCCACCGGCTATGAAATTTTACAACTTCCCTATCTGAACAGCGGTGTAACCGATGTGTCCGGGCTTGACAGGATGGACGATCTTGCAGCCGTTGCCATCCAGTCACCTAATTTTTTTGGATGCATTGAGAATCTTCAGGCAGCCGGGGACAAGGTTCATGACCAAAAGGCCCTTCTGGTTGCTTCCTTTACGGAAGCTCTTGCGTACGGTCTTTTAAAAAGCCCGGGCAGTCAAGGTGCCGATATCGTCGGCGGTGAAGGGCAGAGTTTAGGTATCCCCTGTTCCTTCGGAGGACCGGCACTGGGTATGCTGGCAAGCAGCAAGCAGTACATGCGCAGCCTGCCGGGTCGGCTGGTCGGCAAAACCAAAGATCTGGATGGCAAAAGAGGCTTTGTGCTGACCCTTGCGACCCGAGAGCAGCACATCCGCCGCGAAAAAGCGACTTCCAATATTTGCACCAACAACAGCCTCTGTGCTTTGGCAGCCGCCATGTATATGGCTTCTGTCGGGGGTACCGGGATACGGGAGCTTGCCCGACTCAACCATGACAAGGCCGAGTATCTTAAAAGGGAATTGAAAAAGGCGGGATTTGCCATTCCCTTTGCCGGCCCGACTTTCAATGAATTCGTCGTTGAATTCCCTTCCGGCTTTGAGGACACCTACCAGCGTCTTTTGGAAAAAAAGATAGTGGCAGGCCTTTCCCTGGCCGCTTACTATCCTGAACTCTCCAACCATTACCTGTTGTGCGTAACGGAAACCAGGTCCAAGGACGACATGGATGCCCTGGTCAGGGAGGTTAAAGCATGA
- the gcvH gene encoding glycine cleavage system protein GcvH produces the protein MKEISELILPDDVRYAEDHEWARREDDTIRVGLDDYAQDQLGDIVFVELPQVGDTFKQGDEFATVESVKAVCECYLPVSGKIIAVNTALEESPELVNTGPYGDGWFVVVNPGDLSELDTLMTNTACLEKLKGAA, from the coding sequence TGAACTAATTCTGCCGGATGACGTTCGATATGCAGAAGATCATGAATGGGCCAGGCGTGAGGACGATACGATCAGGGTAGGCCTTGATGACTATGCCCAGGACCAACTCGGAGACATTGTTTTCGTGGAGCTGCCCCAGGTGGGGGATACCTTTAAGCAGGGAGATGAATTTGCGACCGTGGAGTCCGTCAAGGCTGTGTGCGAATGCTACCTTCCGGTTAGCGGGAAAATTATTGCTGTAAACACCGCCCTTGAAGAATCGCCCGAACTGGTAAACACCGGTCCTTACGGTGATGGATGGTTCGTTGTGGTCAATCCCGGGGATCTATCCGAGCTAGACACCCTCATGACCAATACCGCCTGCCTGGAAAAGCTGAAAGGAGCAGCGTAA